The region CATCGCCTCGGAGAACGGCAACGCCGTCTACACGGCCGTCGAGTGCGCCGACGCCAAGTGGCCCACCAGCTGGTCGAAGTGGGACAAGGACAACACGAAGCTCCACAAGAGCTACCCGTTCATGACGTGGGCCAACGCGTGGATGAACCTGCCCTGCGCGACCTGGCCGGTCAAGCAGCAGACCCCGGTGAACGTCAAGACCGGCAAGGGTCTGCCCGCCGTCCTGATCGTGCAGTCCACGCGTGACGCCGCCACCCCGTACCCCGGCGCCGTCGAACTGCACAAGCGTTTCAAGGGCTCCCGCCTGATCACCGAGAACGGTGCGGGCTCGCACGGTGTGACCGGCCTGGTCAACCCGTGCATCAACACCCGGGTGGACTCCTACTTGCTCACCGGCAAGACGGACGCGGCCGATGTGACGTGCACCCCGCACGCCACTCCGACCCCGTAACACCCCACGCACAGAAGGGGCGGCCGGATCTCCGGCCGCCCCTTCCGCCTGTCGTGCGTCTCTCAACTCAACGGCATCCGCGGGAACTTGCGGGCTTGTGCCGCGACCTCGGCAGCCTCCTCCGCCTTGACGACGGCCGCGTACCGGTCGACGTACTCCTGCTCGGAGAGGGTGAGGATGGCGTACATGATCTCGTCGGTGACGGCGCGCAGGATGGCCTTCTCGTTCTCCATCCCGGCGTAGCGGGAGAAGTCGAGGGGCTTCCCGAAGCGGATCACCACGGGGTGGAGGCTCGGGATCTTCTGACCCGGCGGCTGTGCCTCGAAGGTGCCGATCATGGCGCAGGGGATGACCGGAACCCCGGCCTTGAGCGCCATCACCGCGACGCCGACCTTGCCCTTGTAGAGGCGGCCGTCGTGCGAACGCGTCCCCTCCGGGTAGATGCCGAGCAGCTCGTCCCTGCGCAGCACGCCCAGTCCCTCGCGGATCGCGGCCTGGCCCGCGTCCTTGCCGGAGCGGTCCACCGGGATCTGTCCGGCGCTGCGGAAGAAGGCGGCCGTCAGCCGCCCCTTGATACCGGGCCCCGTGAAGTACTCGGCCTTCGCCAGGAAGGTGATCCGCCGCTTCAGGATCGCGGGCATCAGGAAGTGGTCCGAGAACGAGAGATGATTGCCGGCCACGATGGCGGGGCCCGACGCCGGTATGTGCTCAAGGCCCTCGATCCGGGGCCGGAACACCAGCCTCAACAGTGGACCCAGAAGCACATACTTGAGCACGTAGTAGAACACGGTATCTCTCCAACTCTACCGGGTCGGCTCTGGGGCCGCGTTCTTCCAGACTTGGT is a window of Streptomyces mirabilis DNA encoding:
- a CDS encoding lysophospholipid acyltransferase family protein codes for the protein MFYYVLKYVLLGPLLRLVFRPRIEGLEHIPASGPAIVAGNHLSFSDHFLMPAILKRRITFLAKAEYFTGPGIKGRLTAAFFRSAGQIPVDRSGKDAGQAAIREGLGVLRRDELLGIYPEGTRSHDGRLYKGKVGVAVMALKAGVPVIPCAMIGTFEAQPPGQKIPSLHPVVIRFGKPLDFSRYAGMENEKAILRAVTDEIMYAILTLSEQEYVDRYAAVVKAEEAAEVAAQARKFPRMPLS